Proteins encoded within one genomic window of Ammonifex degensii KC4:
- a CDS encoding CoB--CoM heterodisulfide reductase iron-sulfur subunit A family protein gives MPRVGVFVCWCGSNIGGVLDCPALARAAATFPGVVYATDYQYMCSDPGQKLIAEAIKEHRLDRVVVAACSPRLHEDTFREVLARAGLNPYLLEMTNLREHCSWVHAGEKELAQAKALSLIRRAVAKALRLIPLHPGRVKITRRCLVIGGGIAGIQAALDVADAGIEVVLVEREPSLGGKMVLLDKTFPTLDCSACISTPKMAAVAKHPLIRLYTYAEVEKVEGSLGNYRVIIRQKARYVDHTKCTGCGTCWEKCPVKVPDELNFRLSTRPAIYLPFPQAVPNKPVIDARHCRQLTKGKCGVCQKVCPAGAIDYTQQDSLHEEEVGAIIVATGFDLFPWEKAYGEYGYGRYPDVITGLAFERLVNASGPTGGRIVRPSDGREPRTVVFVHCVGSRDELKGREYCSRICCMYTAKHAHQVKERLPEAKVYVFYIDIRTFGKGYEEFYRRVQDEGVIYLRGRVSKIYQEGDKLIVKGADTLLGEPVTIVADLVVLATGVVPAKGAEELARTLGISVDKDGFFQEAHPKLRPVETHTAGIFLAGACQGPKDIPDTVSQASAAAAKAVGLLLREEMAVSPLVAWVNQALCTGCLHCQVVCPYQAIEVVTEGGRRRARVKEELCQGCGSCTVACRPGAMELKGFSNGQILAEVEALCR, from the coding sequence ATGCCGAGGGTAGGGGTATTCGTTTGCTGGTGCGGCTCTAACATCGGGGGGGTGCTGGACTGTCCGGCTTTGGCCCGGGCAGCGGCGACATTTCCCGGGGTGGTTTACGCCACCGACTACCAGTACATGTGCTCCGATCCCGGCCAAAAGCTCATAGCCGAGGCCATAAAGGAGCACCGACTGGACCGGGTGGTGGTGGCCGCCTGCTCCCCCCGGCTGCACGAAGACACTTTTCGCGAGGTGCTGGCGCGGGCGGGGCTCAACCCTTACCTTTTGGAGATGACCAACCTGCGCGAGCACTGCTCCTGGGTCCACGCCGGCGAGAAGGAGCTGGCCCAGGCCAAGGCTCTAAGCCTCATCCGGCGGGCAGTGGCCAAGGCATTAAGGCTTATCCCCCTTCACCCGGGACGCGTGAAGATCACCCGGCGCTGCCTGGTAATAGGTGGGGGGATCGCCGGGATTCAGGCGGCTTTGGATGTGGCCGATGCCGGTATAGAGGTGGTGCTGGTAGAAAGGGAGCCGAGCCTAGGGGGCAAGATGGTGCTCTTAGACAAGACCTTCCCCACCTTGGATTGCTCGGCCTGCATAAGCACGCCCAAGATGGCAGCGGTGGCCAAGCACCCCCTCATTCGGCTTTACACCTACGCCGAAGTAGAAAAAGTGGAGGGAAGCCTGGGCAATTACCGGGTCATCATAAGACAGAAAGCCCGCTACGTCGATCATACCAAGTGCACGGGCTGTGGCACCTGCTGGGAAAAGTGCCCGGTAAAGGTACCGGACGAACTCAATTTTAGGCTCAGCACCCGGCCGGCCATTTACCTTCCCTTCCCGCAGGCGGTACCCAACAAGCCGGTAATCGATGCTCGTCACTGCCGGCAGCTTACTAAAGGGAAGTGCGGCGTCTGCCAGAAGGTCTGCCCGGCAGGGGCCATAGACTACACCCAGCAGGACTCTTTACACGAAGAAGAAGTGGGGGCCATCATCGTGGCCACCGGTTTTGATCTCTTCCCTTGGGAGAAAGCTTACGGGGAGTACGGCTACGGCCGCTACCCCGATGTCATAACCGGTCTGGCTTTTGAGCGGCTGGTCAACGCCTCCGGACCGACGGGAGGGCGCATCGTCCGTCCTTCGGACGGGCGGGAGCCCCGCACGGTGGTCTTTGTGCACTGCGTGGGCTCACGGGACGAGCTAAAGGGCCGGGAGTACTGCTCCCGAATCTGCTGCATGTATACAGCCAAGCACGCCCACCAGGTCAAGGAGCGCCTGCCGGAGGCCAAGGTCTACGTTTTCTACATCGACATCCGCACCTTCGGCAAAGGCTACGAGGAGTTTTACCGGCGGGTGCAGGACGAAGGGGTAATCTACCTGCGGGGGCGCGTCTCCAAGATCTACCAGGAGGGAGACAAGCTCATCGTCAAGGGAGCCGACACGCTCCTGGGCGAGCCGGTAACGATAGTGGCTGACCTGGTGGTGCTGGCCACCGGCGTGGTGCCGGCAAAGGGGGCAGAGGAATTGGCGCGCACTTTAGGGATTTCCGTGGATAAAGATGGGTTCTTTCAGGAGGCGCACCCCAAGCTCCGGCCGGTGGAGACCCACACGGCGGGCATTTTCTTAGCCGGTGCCTGCCAGGGGCCCAAGGACATCCCCGATACCGTTTCCCAGGCCAGCGCGGCGGCGGCCAAGGCCGTGGGCCTGCTCTTGCGTGAGGAGATGGCGGTAAGCCCCCTGGTGGCCTGGGTCAACCAGGCCCTGTGTACCGGTTGCCTGCACTGCCAGGTCGTCTGCCCTTACCAGGCCATCGAGGTGGTCACGGAGGGAGGACGGAGGCGGGCGCGGGTGAAGGAGGAACTCTGTCAGGGGTGCGGCTCCTGCACGGTGGCCTGCCGGCCTGGAGCCATGGAGCTCAAAGGCTTTAGCAACGGGCAAATCTTGGCGGAGGTCGAGGCCTTGTGTCGGTGA
- a CDS encoding thermonuclease family protein: protein MRSRFGLTSFARLLMLVFAFLLLAGCGGQPQVNSSKGQTTQAVQEQLANQAPSQTGSPEQSVRPGLRVIEALVTSVSDGDTVHVNLDGRDERVRMIGVNCPEVSHPDLGIKEQPYGREAKEYTAKQLLGKKVWLEFDVQQRDRYGRLLAYVWLEPPSSGSEEEVRAKMFNARLLLDGYAQVMTIQPNVKYADQFVKFQREARERGKGLWGLAPAAPPTGKETKYIGNARSKVFHRPDCEWAQKISPRNRVEFRNKEEALEAGYRPCKVCNP from the coding sequence TTGCGGAGTCGGTTCGGTCTGACGAGTTTTGCCCGCCTGCTGATGCTGGTTTTCGCCTTTCTCCTGCTCGCGGGCTGCGGCGGGCAGCCGCAGGTCAATTCAAGCAAAGGCCAGACGACTCAGGCAGTTCAGGAGCAGCTCGCTAACCAGGCGCCCTCACAGACCGGTTCGCCGGAGCAATCAGTCAGGCCGGGACTCCGGGTAATCGAAGCCCTGGTCACCTCCGTCTCCGACGGGGACACCGTCCACGTGAACCTCGACGGCCGCGACGAGCGGGTGCGGATGATCGGCGTCAACTGCCCGGAGGTAAGCCACCCGGACCTGGGCATAAAGGAGCAGCCCTACGGCCGGGAAGCTAAGGAATACACCGCGAAGCAGCTCCTCGGAAAGAAGGTCTGGCTGGAGTTCGACGTCCAGCAGAGGGACAGGTACGGCAGGCTCTTGGCCTACGTGTGGCTTGAGCCGCCTTCTTCCGGCTCCGAGGAAGAAGTCCGGGCGAAGATGTTCAACGCGCGGCTCTTGCTGGACGGCTACGCCCAGGTCATGACGATCCAACCCAACGTGAAGTACGCCGACCAGTTTGTCAAGTTCCAGCGGGAGGCGAGGGAGCGGGGGAAGGGGCTGTGGGGCCTGGCCCCGGCCGCGCCTCCGACCGGCAAGGAGACCAAATACATCGGCAACGCCAGGTCGAAGGTCTTCCACCGGCCGGACTGCGAATGGGCACAGAAGATAAGCCCGCGGAACCGGGTGGAGTTCAGGAACAAGGAGGAAGCGCTGGAGGCGGGCTACAGGCCGTGCAAGGTGTGCAACCCTTAG
- a CDS encoding type II toxin-antitoxin system VapC family toxin, with product MSGSFLLDTNIVIALFKGDASVRRNLAKAEKVFIPAIVLGELYYGAYKSGQAERNLSRIEEFVGNIAVLACNAGTAREYGVIKNQLRAKGRPIPENDIWIAAVARQQGLVLVTRDDHFGEVEDLKLEKW from the coding sequence ATGAGTGGTAGCTTTTTGCTGGACACGAACATTGTTATCGCTTTGTTTAAAGGAGACGCCAGTGTTCGGAGAAACCTGGCGAAAGCGGAAAAGGTATTCATACCCGCTATCGTCCTGGGAGAATTGTACTACGGTGCCTATAAGTCCGGCCAAGCTGAGAGGAATCTGTCGCGGATCGAAGAGTTTGTGGGAAACATTGCTGTGTTGGCCTGCAACGCCGGAACGGCACGCGAATACGGTGTAATCAAAAATCAATTGCGGGCGAAAGGACGGCCAATCCCGGAGAACGATATCTGGATTGCGGCTGTCGCACGGCAGCAAGGCCTTGTTCTGGTCACTCGGGATGATCACTTTGGGGAAGTAGAAGATCTGAAGCTGGAAAAGTGGTAA
- a CDS encoding FAD/NAD(P)-binding protein yields the protein MALNPYLPHLATLLEVREETEDIKTFRLAFDDPEVSSAWQYLPGQIALLSLFGVGEAAFSLSSAPLGQGWLEFSIRRMGKVTTALHQLEPGAKVGIRGPFGRGFPCELFRGHDLLVIGGGIGMAPLRSLVNYVLARREDYGRLEIVYGARSSRQFCFREEIFFLWPQAPDTQVYLTIDCPEEGWEGHVGFVPDYVAELKPSPEGKYAVVCGPPIMIEKTIAWLEKQGFPPERIYTTLEMRMKCGIGKCGRCNLGAKFVCLSGPVFSWAELKEEKERF from the coding sequence GTGGCACTTAATCCTTACCTCCCTCATCTCGCCACCCTTTTGGAAGTGAGGGAGGAAACGGAGGACATAAAGACCTTTCGCCTGGCTTTTGATGACCCGGAAGTATCGAGCGCCTGGCAGTACCTGCCGGGGCAAATAGCCCTGCTTTCCCTCTTCGGCGTGGGGGAGGCGGCCTTTTCTCTATCATCTGCTCCGCTGGGGCAGGGGTGGCTGGAGTTCAGCATCCGGCGCATGGGCAAGGTCACCACCGCCCTGCACCAGCTGGAGCCGGGGGCCAAAGTAGGGATAAGGGGGCCTTTTGGACGGGGCTTCCCTTGTGAGCTCTTCCGGGGCCACGATCTTTTGGTGATTGGCGGGGGAATAGGAATGGCTCCTCTGCGTTCGCTGGTCAATTACGTGCTGGCCCGGCGGGAAGACTATGGCCGGCTGGAGATCGTTTATGGCGCCCGTTCCTCGCGTCAGTTCTGCTTCCGGGAAGAGATTTTTTTCCTCTGGCCCCAGGCTCCCGATACCCAAGTTTACCTGACCATAGACTGCCCCGAGGAGGGCTGGGAGGGGCACGTGGGTTTTGTCCCCGACTACGTGGCCGAACTCAAGCCCTCTCCCGAAGGAAAGTACGCCGTGGTCTGCGGACCTCCGATAATGATTGAAAAGACAATAGCCTGGCTGGAAAAGCAGGGCTTCCCGCCGGAGCGCATCTACACTACCCTAGAGATGCGCATGAAGTGCGGGATAGGAAAATGCGGGCGCTGCAACCTGGGAGCAAAGTTCGTCTGCCTTTCCGGCCCGGTCTTTAGCTGGGCGGAACTCAAAGAGGAAAAAGAGAGATTTTAA
- a CDS encoding 4Fe-4S dicluster domain-containing protein has product MDYRVITQEKLSLFLNALRQSFRLAAPVEEEGEVYFRLLEEPSQVYLGPKPSRIPLKVFFFPPTEPLLRYRREGESWEVSSVEQDSRPLILFGLRPCDLQSLKALDAVFLGSLPDPYYAARRENTLLLGMSCPEVGPGCFCVTYGYSPTTGEGADLHFTLLGKFYLVEVLTPKGKKLVEDYASFFAEETAGALEAKQSKEASLLAKFVTPPQLTGVKEKLPSLYHDPYWEELAWRCLGCGICTFLCPTCHCFDIFDRGEEEGERLRCWDTCLFKEFTLHTSGHNPRASLSARLRNRFYHKLLYHYERYGVEGCVGCGRCVTLCPVNIDIREVMAEVRRRGSSGT; this is encoded by the coding sequence TTGGACTACCGGGTGATCACTCAGGAAAAGCTATCCCTTTTTCTCAACGCCCTCCGGCAAAGCTTCCGCCTGGCGGCGCCCGTGGAGGAAGAAGGCGAGGTATACTTCCGCCTTCTGGAGGAGCCGAGCCAGGTTTACCTGGGACCCAAGCCGAGCCGGATACCGCTCAAGGTCTTTTTCTTCCCGCCCACGGAGCCTCTCTTACGCTACCGCCGGGAAGGGGAGAGCTGGGAAGTTTCTTCTGTTGAGCAGGACTCCCGGCCGCTTATCCTTTTCGGCCTGCGCCCCTGCGATCTGCAAAGCCTCAAAGCCCTAGACGCCGTGTTTCTGGGTTCCCTACCCGACCCTTACTACGCCGCCCGGAGGGAAAACACCCTGCTTCTGGGGATGAGCTGCCCGGAAGTGGGGCCCGGGTGTTTCTGCGTCACCTACGGCTACTCGCCGACCACCGGCGAAGGGGCGGACTTGCACTTCACTCTTTTGGGCAAGTTTTACCTGGTGGAGGTGCTCACGCCTAAAGGTAAAAAACTGGTGGAGGACTACGCTTCTTTTTTTGCCGAGGAAACGGCGGGGGCGCTGGAGGCCAAGCAGAGTAAAGAGGCCAGCCTGCTGGCCAAGTTCGTAACCCCTCCTCAGCTTACAGGGGTGAAGGAAAAGCTCCCTTCCCTTTACCACGACCCTTACTGGGAGGAGCTGGCCTGGCGCTGCCTGGGGTGCGGCATCTGCACCTTTCTCTGTCCTACCTGCCACTGCTTCGACATCTTCGACCGGGGAGAAGAAGAGGGAGAGAGGCTGCGCTGCTGGGACACCTGCCTTTTCAAGGAGTTTACTTTACACACCAGCGGCCATAACCCAAGGGCTTCCCTTTCCGCCCGCCTGCGCAACCGCTTCTACCACAAGCTCCTTTACCACTACGAGCGTTACGGGGTGGAAGGGTGCGTGGGCTGCGGGCGCTGCGTGACCCTCTGTCCGGTGAACATCGACATAAGGGAAGTCATGGCCGAGGTAAGGAGGAGGGGTTCGAGTGGCACTTAA
- a CDS encoding site-specific integrase has translation MRGHVRRRGKDSWQVIVYLGKDENGKKLYRSQTVRGTRQDAERALAELLVKAHRGELGRAPRGLTVAGLLNAWVEAHRRSWRPNTLANKRTAARAWGRLIGHLEVERLTPADVELALARLAEEYAPSTAKEVFSSFRQALRWARKRKLLHHDPTEGVPAPRGETQEITPWTGEEAARFLEYLEKARMRKAYKAFFRLALATGMRLGELQALRWQDVDLKRGEVCVRRTYSEAGKCFHEPKTKKARRRIPIDPVTTAWLREWRKEQLEERLRAGEGWADREGLVFTTRKGTVVDRDDLLRALRRACREAGVPGIRFHDLRHTHASLLLRQNVHPKVVQERLGHASVKTTLDLYSHLLPGAQEPAVRAVAELLDRRIDSGLTTATEGPGGKRE, from the coding sequence TTGCGCGGCCACGTGAGGAGGCGCGGCAAAGACAGCTGGCAGGTCATAGTGTACCTTGGCAAAGACGAGAACGGCAAGAAGCTCTACAGGAGCCAGACCGTCAGGGGCACCAGGCAGGACGCCGAGAGGGCGCTGGCCGAGCTCCTAGTGAAGGCGCACCGGGGGGAGCTAGGGAGGGCGCCGAGGGGCCTGACGGTGGCCGGGCTCCTGAACGCCTGGGTAGAAGCCCACAGGCGCTCGTGGCGCCCCAACACCCTGGCGAACAAGCGGACGGCGGCCAGGGCGTGGGGGAGGCTGATAGGCCACCTGGAGGTGGAGAGGCTCACCCCGGCCGACGTAGAGCTGGCCCTGGCGAGGCTGGCGGAGGAGTACGCCCCTTCCACCGCCAAGGAGGTGTTCAGCTCCTTCCGCCAGGCGCTGAGGTGGGCCAGGAAGAGGAAGCTGCTCCACCACGACCCGACGGAAGGGGTGCCCGCGCCGAGGGGCGAGACCCAGGAAATCACCCCCTGGACGGGAGAGGAGGCGGCCCGCTTCCTGGAGTACCTGGAAAAGGCCCGGATGAGGAAGGCGTACAAGGCCTTCTTCCGCCTGGCGCTGGCGACCGGGATGAGGCTCGGGGAACTCCAGGCCCTCAGGTGGCAGGACGTGGACCTCAAGAGGGGAGAGGTCTGCGTCCGGCGCACCTACTCCGAGGCCGGGAAGTGCTTCCACGAGCCGAAGACGAAAAAGGCCAGGCGCAGGATACCCATAGACCCCGTGACCACCGCCTGGCTCAGGGAGTGGAGGAAGGAGCAGCTGGAGGAGAGGCTGAGGGCGGGGGAGGGGTGGGCCGACCGTGAAGGCCTGGTCTTCACCACCAGGAAGGGGACGGTGGTCGACAGGGACGACCTGCTGAGGGCGCTGAGGCGGGCCTGTCGGGAAGCGGGAGTGCCCGGGATCCGCTTCCACGACCTCCGGCACACTCACGCGAGCCTGCTTTTGCGGCAGAACGTGCACCCGAAGGTGGTGCAGGAGAGGCTGGGCCACGCCAGCGTGAAGACCACCCTCGACCTCTACTCGCACCTCCTGCCGGGGGCGCAGGAGCCCGCCGTGAGGGCCGTGGCCGAGCTCCTGGACCGCCGGATTGACAGCGGATTGACAACCGCGACTGAAGGGCCAGGCGGGAAGCGGGAGTGA
- a CDS encoding 4Fe-4S dicluster domain-containing protein: MRELTEALRELAYRLLREGEVELFLGYSWGTLPLVVRPCFATRPEQVEALIFNPLCLPNLVKYLLRFEGRRVAVVVKRCEISSFRQLLADRNLEREKIKLVGVPCGGLLDPTKLQKEFSGQSLEFIADRGKEYVVRVGEEEKVLAKQIYLYPRCFGCPQESVGLEPEEDIRLDFSASLPPLEIDPYAGVSYLEERPAEERKEFWDRAFKRCLRCYACREVCPACSCHECCFDPPLPGWQRTVDWMSKACYLPEIYQYHLTRALHVAGRCGECGECERVCPVKIPLMLLARKLAKEMQSLPEVEPGVLASYSLNDPEPH, translated from the coding sequence TTGCGTGAGCTGACTGAGGCTTTACGGGAACTGGCTTACCGCCTGCTGCGGGAAGGAGAGGTGGAGCTCTTTCTGGGCTACTCCTGGGGGACTTTACCCCTGGTGGTGCGCCCTTGTTTTGCTACCAGGCCGGAACAGGTGGAAGCGCTCATCTTCAATCCCCTCTGCCTTCCCAACCTGGTGAAGTACCTTCTGCGTTTCGAGGGAAGACGGGTGGCCGTGGTGGTAAAGAGATGTGAGATCTCTTCTTTCCGGCAGCTGCTGGCCGACCGGAACCTGGAGCGGGAGAAAATAAAGCTGGTAGGGGTTCCCTGCGGAGGGTTGCTCGACCCGACTAAGCTCCAGAAGGAGTTTTCGGGCCAATCCTTGGAGTTTATTGCCGACCGGGGCAAGGAGTACGTGGTGCGGGTGGGGGAGGAAGAAAAGGTTTTAGCTAAGCAAATTTATCTTTACCCGCGTTGCTTTGGTTGCCCGCAGGAGAGCGTGGGCCTTGAACCGGAGGAGGATATCCGGCTCGATTTCTCCGCTTCTCTTCCGCCCTTGGAAATAGATCCTTACGCTGGGGTTTCTTACCTAGAGGAGAGGCCGGCGGAAGAGCGGAAGGAGTTTTGGGACCGGGCCTTCAAACGCTGCCTCCGCTGCTATGCCTGCCGGGAGGTTTGCCCCGCCTGCTCCTGCCACGAGTGCTGTTTCGACCCGCCCTTGCCCGGCTGGCAGAGAACGGTCGACTGGATGAGCAAGGCCTGCTACCTGCCTGAGATCTACCAGTACCACTTGACCAGGGCCCTGCACGTGGCGGGGCGCTGCGGGGAGTGCGGTGAGTGCGAGCGGGTATGCCCGGTGAAGATCCCGCTCATGCTCCTAGCAAGGAAGCTGGCCAAAGAGATGCAGAGTCTCCCCGAAGTAGAACCGGGAGTACTGGCAAGCTACAGCCTGAACGATCCTGAACCCCATTGA
- a CDS encoding 4Fe-4S dicluster domain-containing protein: MNENFWSEVNRAAGQKITHCYQCGKCTAGCPVAFAMDYKPHQILRLLQLGRGEELLSSRALWVCSSCQTCTTRCPCHIDLARLIDALRFFSRQAFPQVTRHGMPLFNEVFLRSVKRYGRVYELGLTLQFNLKERKVWRDLDLGHFMLSRRKIRLLPEPVENRKEVAQIFSAEKEGAR; encoded by the coding sequence ATGAACGAAAATTTTTGGTCGGAGGTAAATCGGGCTGCGGGGCAGAAGATAACCCATTGCTACCAGTGTGGCAAGTGCACGGCCGGTTGCCCGGTCGCTTTCGCCATGGACTACAAGCCTCACCAAATCCTGCGCCTGTTGCAGTTGGGGCGCGGCGAGGAACTGCTTTCCTCCCGTGCCCTTTGGGTTTGCAGTAGCTGCCAGACCTGTACCACCCGCTGCCCTTGCCACATAGATCTGGCGCGCTTGATCGATGCTTTGCGCTTTTTCTCCCGACAAGCCTTCCCTCAGGTCACCAGGCACGGAATGCCCCTTTTCAACGAGGTCTTTTTGCGCTCGGTTAAGCGCTACGGGCGGGTGTACGAACTCGGGCTCACCCTCCAGTTCAACCTCAAGGAGCGCAAGGTCTGGCGCGATCTAGACCTAGGGCACTTTATGCTTTCCCGGCGTAAGATTCGCCTGCTACCCGAGCCGGTGGAGAACCGGAAGGAAGTGGCCCAGATCTTCTCGGCGGAAAAGGAGGGGGCCCGGTGA
- a CDS encoding stalk domain-containing protein has translation MTGASKIPVALLAVAAALVLFAPFAWGNTGSTAVFKVGEARYTVDGEEYLMDAAVYVEDGRAFAPFRYAAYACGVTPENILWNPATRTLTLVKGDRVVQVTADSNILVVNGTQIAMDVKAVIKDGRFFLPVRWLAVALDAIVVWDPVSQTITIRSPAGAGKSSKRDETTAQEPATDDRNAIVKEYRWHDRWGNEWTWRVSIPEEMYRYYRNQLRIHERILKEYLERLNSLRQKLEELKRYMDFWYQQCRISSDDSYYEAWRKYQLYVSKYYEAMEELNRIQSEYQNLERWYREARYREMSEGYVPYVTEEGNGRLVRTLAESLAGKAPLDPRERVEFVAAFVQEAIPYVSEEGEYPRYPVETLVEGGDCEDKSILLAALLRTMGYRVALLVFDDNPGHMAVGVECPDCWGSYYLKDGVRYFYLESTAPNWSVGQVPPEYRGRGALVYVVP, from the coding sequence ATGACAGGGGCGAGCAAGATACCTGTTGCCCTGCTCGCGGTGGCGGCCGCGCTTGTCCTTTTCGCTCCTTTTGCCTGGGGCAATACCGGGAGCACCGCAGTTTTTAAGGTCGGCGAGGCCAGGTACACCGTCGACGGCGAAGAGTATCTGATGGACGCTGCCGTTTACGTCGAGGACGGCCGCGCCTTCGCTCCGTTCCGCTACGCAGCCTACGCCTGCGGGGTAACGCCGGAAAACATCCTGTGGAATCCGGCTACCCGGACCCTCACCCTCGTCAAGGGTGACCGGGTGGTCCAGGTGACCGCCGACTCCAACATCCTGGTGGTCAACGGCACCCAGATCGCCATGGACGTCAAGGCGGTGATCAAAGACGGGCGCTTCTTCCTGCCGGTCAGGTGGCTGGCGGTCGCCCTGGACGCGATCGTAGTGTGGGACCCGGTATCCCAGACCATCACCATCAGGAGTCCCGCCGGAGCAGGCAAAAGCAGCAAGCGAGATGAAACAACCGCTCAGGAACCCGCCACCGACGACCGCAACGCGATCGTAAAAGAATACAGGTGGCACGACCGGTGGGGCAACGAGTGGACGTGGCGGGTGTCCATCCCGGAAGAGATGTATCGTTACTACAGGAATCAGCTCAGAATCCACGAGCGTATTCTGAAGGAGTACCTGGAGCGGCTTAACAGCCTAAGGCAAAAGTTGGAAGAACTCAAGCGCTACATGGACTTCTGGTACCAGCAGTGCAGGATCTCCTCGGACGATTCCTACTACGAAGCATGGCGGAAGTATCAACTGTACGTGAGCAAGTACTACGAAGCCATGGAGGAACTGAACCGGATCCAGTCGGAGTACCAGAACCTGGAGCGGTGGTACCGAGAGGCGAGATACCGTGAGATGAGCGAAGGGTATGTGCCTTATGTGACGGAAGAAGGAAATGGTCGGCTGGTGAGGACTCTGGCCGAGAGCCTTGCTGGGAAAGCGCCCCTGGATCCCAGGGAAAGGGTGGAGTTTGTGGCGGCGTTCGTCCAGGAAGCGATACCCTACGTGAGCGAGGAAGGGGAGTATCCCAGGTATCCGGTCGAAACGCTGGTAGAGGGCGGGGACTGCGAGGACAAGTCCATCCTGCTCGCCGCGCTCCTCAGGACGATGGGCTACAGGGTGGCGCTCTTGGTCTTTGACGATAACCCTGGTCACATGGCAGTAGGAGTGGAATGCCCGGACTGCTGGGGGAGCTACTACCTGAAGGACGGAGTGAGGTATTTCTACCTTGAGTCTACTGCACCTAACTGGTCAGTTGGTCAGGTTCCACCGGAGTACCGGGGAAGAGGTGCGCTGGTCTATGTCGTTCCTTGA
- a CDS encoding hydrogenase iron-sulfur subunit: MSVKEWEPKIIAFLCHWCSYAAADLAGVSRFSYPPNVRIIRVPCSSRVNPQFVLRAFAEGADGVLVAGCHPGDCHYVKGNYYARRRLWILQKLLEFVGMEPARFQVHWISGAEGAKFAETIKEMVEEVRVLGPNRLFQEVKDICVS, encoded by the coding sequence GTGTCGGTGAAAGAGTGGGAGCCTAAGATTATTGCCTTTCTTTGCCACTGGTGCAGTTACGCCGCAGCCGATCTGGCAGGGGTAAGCCGCTTCTCTTACCCACCTAACGTGCGCATCATCCGGGTGCCCTGCTCCAGCCGGGTGAACCCCCAGTTCGTCCTGCGGGCCTTCGCCGAGGGGGCCGACGGGGTGCTGGTGGCCGGCTGCCACCCAGGCGACTGCCACTACGTGAAGGGCAACTATTACGCCCGCCGGCGGCTCTGGATTTTGCAAAAGCTTTTGGAGTTCGTGGGAATGGAGCCCGCCCGCTTCCAGGTGCACTGGATATCGGGAGCCGAGGGGGCCAAGTTCGCCGAGACGATAAAGGAGATGGTGGAAGAGGTTAGGGTCCTCGGCCCTAACCGGCTTTTTCAAGAGGTGAAAGATATTTGCGTGAGCTGA
- a CDS encoding CoB--CoM heterodisulfide reductase iron-sulfur subunit B family protein codes for MKLAYYPGCSLKGTAREYDLSTRLVARHLGLELVEIPDWNCCGATAAHSTSHFLAVALPARVLALAEDMGLDILSPCAACYQRLRAAQEELKRDPELKRQVEGALGRTFEGRVRVFSLLEALAQLGEEALAAQVVRPLKGMQVACYYGCLLVRPPLTSCDDPEQPQLMEKILAPTKVDTLDWGGKNECCGASLIFGAREVALNLIKNILHAAAQVRAHALVTACPLCHANLDLRQKEVNRFFGTNFAIPVFYLSQLLGIAMGLNLRDLGLGSHFVDPRRALRMVGS; via the coding sequence GTGAAACTGGCCTACTACCCCGGCTGCTCTCTCAAGGGGACGGCACGGGAATACGACCTTTCCACCCGTCTGGTGGCCCGGCACCTGGGCCTGGAGTTGGTGGAGATACCGGACTGGAACTGCTGTGGCGCTACGGCGGCCCACTCTACCTCCCACTTTCTAGCGGTGGCTCTGCCCGCCCGGGTCCTGGCCCTGGCCGAGGACATGGGGCTTGACATCTTGTCCCCTTGCGCAGCCTGTTATCAGCGGTTGCGGGCCGCTCAAGAGGAACTAAAGCGCGATCCGGAGCTCAAAAGGCAGGTGGAGGGCGCGCTCGGGCGCACCTTTGAAGGTCGGGTGCGGGTGTTTTCTTTACTGGAGGCCCTGGCCCAGCTGGGGGAGGAGGCCCTGGCCGCGCAGGTAGTGCGTCCTCTAAAGGGTATGCAGGTAGCCTGCTATTACGGCTGCCTTCTGGTGCGTCCTCCTTTAACCTCTTGCGACGATCCGGAGCAGCCCCAGCTCATGGAGAAGATTCTGGCTCCTACCAAAGTGGATACCTTAGACTGGGGAGGCAAAAACGAGTGCTGCGGGGCCTCACTCATTTTCGGCGCCCGTGAGGTGGCCCTTAACCTTATAAAGAACATCTTGCACGCGGCGGCCCAGGTTCGCGCGCACGCCTTGGTGACCGCCTGCCCGCTCTGCCATGCCAATCTGGACCTTCGCCAGAAGGAAGTTAACCGTTTCTTCGGCACCAACTTTGCCATACCGGTCTTTTATCTTTCGCAGCTTCTGGGGATAGCCATGGGGCTCAATCTGCGGGATCTGGGGCTAGGATCGCACTTCGTGGATCCCCGGCGGGCCTTGCGCATGGTGGGGAGTTGA